The sequence tcACAGAGAACAAATGACCCACCTCCCAGTGAAGTGAGAATTggtaagaggaaggaaagaggccaAGGCCCCAGAGGCACCCCTCATAATGTCACATGCCCCCACCTCCCTGGGACTAGAGAAACAGAGGAGGTTCTCATGAACAGTCAGCTCCTATTTCCTGCCCCCCTGCAGATGGTTTATAGACTGGGTCCCTAAAATCACAACTTGTTCTATTCCTGCTCAGATGGCTGGGCATTTGGCCCAGCAGCCAGGTGATAACAATGCAAGAAGGAGGCTAAGATAGCGGACTTGGGAAGAATGCTTCCCAGCCCTGGAGGTACCTCGCCAGCAGTGAAGGCACACCATGGGCCTAGCCTCCCGAAGGCCCAGCAGCCTTGATGTCCCTATTTGGGTGTTACCATCAGACAGGGCCGAAAGAAAGCCCCAGCAATTTAAAAGGATAAGAACTGTTGTCCAAGGGCGTGGGGGAACCAGCTGTCTTTGTCCACATCAGCTTTACCCAGAGATTCTTATGGTCAGTGTGGAGACAAAGCCTGGGCCAAGGAGGCAGAAAGGCGCAGATGATTTTGGAAAAGAGGCAGACAGCTTCCTCTGGTGGTGCTAAGCAGATTGAAAATAAGCTGCTGGTGACCAGCCTTGCCACTGCTCAAGGAAAGCCTGCctgagaatgaaataatacagaggaaagcagagctgagatGGTGAATGCCTTCCAAGTAGCACTAGTTGGACGCCtagatccagctgtgcctgaaggcTACATCTTGGACTCTTCGTTATATGAGTGAAAAACATCCATTTTTCAAAGGCCAACTTGCCTTTGAAATCGTGGACATCTTGGACTCTTGGTtatatgagttaaaaaaaatccctttttcaAAGGCCACCCCAGAAATGGGCTGGTAGGAGTACAATGAGACTTAAAAGTGTAAAGAGCTAACCTATAGCTTGGGGATTATTATCCCCTTAAAAGCATTTCCTCAAGGAATGCCTTTTAAATCACCAAGTCAGGGACTTCTTTTCATACACCCCTGGAGGGCCTCTTTTGTAGTGGGGCCTTATGTCAGGGCCCTTCAGACTCAGTGGTAGCCCGAGGGAATACTGTATTTTACACATCAGGGAGAACAAAAGGTACCTGATGGGCAGGAGTTTAACCATTTCAGGAGgtttattttaacttcttcaaTTCTCCAAATCTGAAGTGAGCATTTTCTTATGTCAGAATGATCTAGCTGCTAGAAAGACTGCCTAAAAAGACAGGCATAGTGTCTGTCTCCAGAAACATAGTCTATAGGAGATGATAGACACGAAACAAGGAATTATAGTATGCTTAGGGTTAGGAAAGGAGTAGTTCAGAGGGTTATGGGAATGAAAGAGCCAGAGGATTATATTAATCAGTTCTTGTTTGCAAATTGGCCTTtgaaaaagggatttttttttaactcatataACCAAGAGTCCAAGATGTAgccttcaggcacagctggatctaGGTGTCCAGCTAGTGCTACTTGGAATGCATTCACCatctcagctctgctttcctctgtattatttcattctcagGCAGGCTTTCCTTGAGCAGTGGCAAGGCTGGTCACCAGCAGCTTATTTTCAATCTGCTTAGCACCACCAGAGGAAGTTGTCTGCCTCTTTTCCAAAAGCTTCAGAAAAAGTCCCAAGGAGTGTTTTCATTGGTCTGGCTTGGGCCATGTGACTGTCCCTGACTGTCACTATGGCCAGGGAAGGGGGCGCTTTCTCTGGCCAGACTTGCATCTGAGAGTGAGTCCACTCCCAGAGTCAGAGGTGGCTTAGCTTCATTTTACCACCTTGAACTGAGATTAGGGAAGGGTTGGGTCACTGCAAGAAAATTAGGTGCTGCTACCAAAACAGGGGAGGCAAACAGTATGACCTTTACCACTGGGTTACCCAGTGGTAGCTGAGGACAAGCATCTCTCCATAAAGGTGTCccaattattaaatgaaaaagggATGATGGAATCTTGCAACCCCTAGTGAGGACACATGATGCATTAATGACCGCTAACACCAAGGAGAGTGACAGTCAGGCATATACCCCCTGTAGTCTTGCCAAAGAGGTAAACCTAAGTCCAAGCCAGTCTCTGGTACCAGCCACCAATTTGCAGGCAGCACACAGGACAGGGGGATGTGTTGAACTGCACCATTAAGTACACAGGGAAATCTGGACTGTGGGAACTGGTACAAGTCAAGCGGCTTGGATTTTTtgacagaaaatttaaaaggaaaagaaggaaatggcaGGAAATGCATAGGGTTAAAGAAACTTAAATAACACATCAAAGTATAATGAGAACGTACTGTATAgtacaaggaactctactcagtgctctgtggtgacctaaatgggaaggaaatccaaaaaagaggggacatatgtatacatatagctgattcactttgctgtacagcagaaactaacacaacattgtaaagcaactatactccaataaaaattaataataaaaaaaaacacttcaaagTCTTTTACATGGCCAAGACTAAACTATAGTGCCTAGGGATGCACAtttgggtgaaaaaaaaaaaaaaaaaacacttaaaaatgtgaGGAATAACTGAAAAGATAAAGCCCTCCCTTCCAAATGTGCTTtgcaaaaacaggaaaatgtaaacatttttatttatttatttttttaatttatttattttacttatttatttttggccgcgttgggccttcattgctgcgcgcgggctttctctagttgcggcgatcgggggctactctccgttgcggtgcgcgggcttctcattgcggtggcttctcttgttgcggagcacgggctctaggcgcacgggcctcagtggttgtggcacgtgggctcagtagttgtggctcacgggctctagagcgcaggctcagtagctgtgatgcacgggcttagttgctccacggcatgggggaccttcccggaccagggctcaaacccctttcccctgccttggcagacggattcttaaccactgcgccaccagggaagccccaggaaagtgattattttaaaagttgggcAAGTGGTCACTTACGGGGCAGGGAAGGGACCGTGACTGGGATGAGCACATAGACAGGCTTCTGGGGTGGCCGGCAAAGTGCTGATTCTTGAACTGATTCTTGGCGGTGGTTGCACAGGTGTTTGCCTTAGAATAATTTGTTAAGCCACACATCTGTGTgatttctgtatctgtgtttcacttaaaataaaaagattttcaaaggGAGGTGGGCCAAGGATATGAGCAGGTAAATATACTTCACATCTGTTAGAGGTACTTAACCGATACCTGAGGGATCACCTGCCGAGGAGGTGGCCTTTAGGTTGAGACTTGAAGGAAGAGTCAAAATTAACCaaggagggtttccctggtggcgcagtggttgaaagtccgcctgccgatgcaggggacacgggttcgtgccccggtctgggaagatcccacatgctgcgNNNNNNNNNNNNNNNNNNNNNNNNNNNNNNNNNNNNNNNNNNNNNNNNNNNNNNNNNNNNNNNNNNNNNNNNNNNNNctgggaagatctcacatgctgcggagcggctgggcccgtgagccatggccgctgagcctgcgcgtccagagcctgtgctccgcaacgggagagaccacaacaatgagagtcccgcgtatcgcaaaaaaaaaaaaaaaaaaaaattaaccaaggaAAGGGGAGTGCAAAGGAACGCAGCACTCCAGCCAAGGGAGCTGCATGTGTAAAGGCTAGTAAGAGCATGGTGCTTAAAGAAGGGTGGTgaggaaggaaggtagaaagaTGGGGCCACTGTGGGGTGCTTGTAAGCCATGTTTAGGGTTTGGGACTCTAGCCTAAGAACACCAGGAAGCCCAGTGCATGTATTGTCCCTCAGGGACACAGGCATTTTAAAGAATCACTCTGCTCCCACTGTGGAGGGTGGATTGGGGGGACAAGAATTGACACGGAGAGGTCAGTTAGGAGGCTGTCACAGTTGTGCAGTATAGATACAGTCTTAGCCTAAACCAGGTTGGTGGCAATagggaatggaaagaaaaggacagattAGAGAAACACTTGGACAGTAGGATTGACAGGACCTGGTGAGCAGGGAGTCAAAGGTGACGGCCAGGCGTTTGGCTTGGGCAGCGAGGTGGATGACAGTGCAGTTTTTGAGATAGGGAATGCCAACGGAAGGGTGGTTTGAAGAAAAGAGCCTGCTACCCTTGAGGTGCCTGAAAGGCAATCAAGTAGAGCTCTCTGGCAGGGAGTTGGATGGAGTGACTTGGGGGTCTAGGTGAGCAGTCTGGGCCAGAGCTACAGACATGGTGATCGTCTGCAAAGAAATTGTCTCGGGAGCCGTGGGACTGGATGAACTCACGCAGGAACACAGTTGAGTAGAAGGGACCTAGGACAGAGCCCTGGGGTGCCAACACTTAAGGAGTTGGGAGGGGTGGTGGACCTGGTGAAACACCAAGGACAGCCAACCAGCTGATGGCAGCCAGGAGCCAACAGAATGGCGGGTATGGAGACAGGGAGCAGTCAGCAGGGTGAAGTGCTGCGGGGGAGTCCAAAAACACAAGGACAGAAAATGCCCACAGGATCCGGTGGCATGGACATCGCAGAGACTCTGGTGGGAGTGGTGAAGGCAGAAGTGGAGGTGGGCGTGAGGAAATGGAGAGAGGCTGGCTgcgaagggaggaaagaggaccCAAGGGGAGAAGTCCGCAGGGTGACTagaagttctttttgttttgttttgtttgcaacgAGACAAGATCATTTTCCCAATGTTCTTGGAGTGaacagggaagagagggagagatggaatgtgcaagggaaggaagaggggagggctCCAGAGCCAGGTGGAGGCCTTAGCCTTGGGCAGGGTCACAGGAGGGACAGGGGGTAGATGGGGATGCAGGTGAGTTTGTAGATTTGGTGGCTAAAAGTTGAGGTGTTTCCTACCTGATGGCTTTCATTTCCTAATCATAAGGAAGGAAGGTCATCTGCTGAAGGGTGGTGGGGAAGTGTGGAATAGGAGGTCTAAAGAGGGtgtaaaggacttccctggtgatccagtggttaagactccacactcccactgcaggggctgtgggttcgatccctggttggggaagttccgcatgccaagccgtgcggccaaaaaaagaataaagagggcGTGAAGTTTGTGAAATAGTCATCATGAAGAGAAAGAGGGCATTAGGAGTcgagaaagagaaaatggttaTTAGAGGTAGTGGGAAAAGACTGGAATCTGGAGTCAGTCCCTCCAGCTCTGTCTCTTACCACCTCTGTAACCTCAGAAGAGTCACATAACACTTTGAGCTTCCTTTCCTCGTTTTCAAAAGGAGGTAATGACAAATGCTGCCTCAGACGATTGTTAAGATCAAATGAGAGAACACAGGTGTCAGTGAGTTGTGGAGATAAAGCAGTCTGCCGGCAGCAACTGATGATAAAAACAAGACCAATGATACTGTATGACAAGTGGCCCCAGCAATGAATGACTCTGTGGGTTTCCAGGAATGGGTTTCTCGGGCGCTGTTGAACAGTGGGGAGAAGTGCTTGGGTAGCCACGTGTAGCAGCAGCCTCAGGGCCCCTGGGACAGAGCATGGACTGAGGGAGGGATATCTTCCTCTGTAATGTAGAcgccctttttcctttcttctgtagAATCACAGACCCTTCAGTGCTTTCAGAAACtttcatttccatcattttatttcatcCCCAGGAGGTGAGAAATTTTGTTCTCATTTAATAAACAAGTAGCTGAGGGACTAAATAACTTATGCTCATAGCACAAATTAAACAGAGTCAGGACAAGAACTTGGGCCTCATTGTTTGATTGGTGGTGGTTCCATCAAAAATTCTGCCAGCGTGAAGTAGCAGGATGTGCACAGGGTCTCATCCTGGCTCTTTGGCTTTCTGGTCTGCAACCTTAGGCAGATTCCTTAACTAGCTGGCGCCTCAGGTTTTTTCCTCTGAAGCCTCCAGGTCTGtcctttctttgccttctctttctgCTGCAGGCCTGGGTTGCCAACTATGAGAGACCCCGCATGAATGCCAACTCCCTGCTGGCCAGCCCCACGGGCCTCAGCCCCTACCTGCGCTTCGGCTGCCTCTCCTGCCGCCTCTTCTACTACCGCCTGTGGGACCTATACAAAAAGGTAAGGGGCAGTGAGGGTGGCAGAGCCTGCCCCCGGTTGCAGCCAAGAGGACACCAGGCCCTTCTGGGCCGGTCAGTTACCCTGAAGAGAGGCCTTCCCTCTGGCTTAAGTGTGCGTACTGTCCAGAGAAGGTGAGGAAGAAGCCACATCCAAGAGATGCCAGAGCCAAGCACAACCCAAACTGCTGATCTAAACAAAATCCAGGTTCTCAAGTGGAGCAGAACAGCCAGAAAAGCCGACCTCAGGGTGTGACCCCAGAGGTGGCAGTTCTGCTGGCAGCAGGTGGATGGGGGCCAAGCAGtcagggtgggaggcagggaggctgaggcTGGTGCCAGTTCTAAGGTGAAGAGCACAGCAGCCCTCTATGGGGCTGTGTCCAGAGCATTTAAAGGGGAGCCTGGGAGTGGCGGTTGCCCATCAGTGACGAGGAAATGACCCGGAGGGCTGAATGCAGGGCTGGATACGGACAATAGGTGGATAGCCCTGTAGTAATGCACCCACCCCCGGGAGGAGAGAGGACAACACATCCAGCTATTCAGATTCATCAGATTCATCCTTGCGTCTGCATTGTTTCACGTTGTCTCCTCATTCTTGCCAATATCTGGATTTTGTGGCATGCGGTAACTTTGCCAGCTTGGTGGGTAATCTTGTGATTTTAGGAAGATTATTATTTGCTTGGCAGTCTGATGGCTTAATCCTTTCATGGCCCCAGATCCAGGCTGTTGGGCATAACTTATTTAACCAAAATCTAGACTGAGCATTTTTTACGTGTGCTGATGAGAAAACTTACTTGGACGTTTTAGAAAGTGGAGCCCAACAGGGACTTTCGAGGACAAGGATCATGACCAGTCTTTGGGAGTTTGGTTCCCAGCGCAGAGTCCGGCAGCGCTATCCCTTTCCACTGGCTGCTGCTCTGCAGCCATCCTCAGGGCTCAGAGCAGTAGTGGGCAcagccagggcccagggcccagggttCCGTCTGCAGCACACCCTCCACGCATTTAGGGGCTTTGGAGCCACCAAGTTCATGGCAGCTCCAGATTCCTTTGTGGGGAAGTCCTGAGGGGCACTGCGCTGATAGCTGGGCGAGCGTTTGTATCCACGTGCTGTCCCACCCCACCAGGTGAAGCGGAGCAGCACACCCCCGCTCTCCCTGTTTGGGCAACTCCTGTGGCGAGAGTTCTTTTACACGGCGGCCACCAACAACCCCAGGTTTGACCGCATGGAGGGGAACCCCATCTGCATCCAGATCCCCTGGGATCGCAACCCCGAGGCCCTGGCCAAGTGGGCCGAGGGCAAGACAGGCTTCCCTTGGATTGACGCCATCATGACCCAACTGAGGCAGGAGGGCTGGATCCACCATCTGGCCCGGCACGCTGTGGCCTGCTTCCTCACGCGCGGGGACCTCTGGGTCAGCTGGGAGAGCGGGGTCCGGGTGAGTCCTCTCTCGGCGGGCAGCCCAGGGCAGCCCCCTtttgggctgggggaggggctgggacccCTGGGTCCAGGAGATTCCCTCCAGATCCTTCTTGGCTTGCCCTCAGCAGAAGGCTCTGGCTCCCTTCTCCACAGGGTGTGTGCTGCCTTGGGGGGAACCATGGCTGTAGGTCCCCAAGGAGGCTGATTGTCCCACCCTCCGTGCATCTAGGTGTTCGATGAGCTACTCCTGGACGCAGACTTCAGCGTGAACGCGGGCAGCTGGATGTGGCTGTCCTGCAGTGCTTTCTTCCAACAGTTCTTCCACTGCTACTGCCCGGTGGGCTTTGGCCGCCGCACGGACCCCAGTGGGGACTACATCAGGTGAGGATGCGGACCAGGCTCTCCGGTTTCTGACCACTTTGGCTTCCTCCTAGGGCGAGATATGCTTGGCCTTTGATGGAGACTCCAGCGTGCTGATGGGTCGTCTGGTGTGTATGTTTCAGGCGATACCTGCCCAAATTGAAAGGGTTCCCCTCTCGATACATCTATGAGCCCTGGAATGCCCCAGAGTCGATTCAGAAGGCAGCCAAGTGCATCATTGGTGTGGACTACCCACGGCCCCTCGTCAACCATGCCGAGACCAGCCGGCTCAACATTGAGCGGATGAAGCAGATTTACCAGCAGCTCTCCCGCTACCGGGGACTCTGTAAGGAGCCCTACTCCCACTGCCACCCCCTAGTTCCCCGAAGGAAAGGACAGCGCCACAGGCTCAGGGGGTGTAGACAGAGATTCCCAGATGTTTGCAAAGGGAGGCCGCCGAGCACTGTCTTCCAGGCTGTTGACTTGACTTCCCGGTCACAGGCGGGCCTGGATCAGGCCTCTCTGAattagttgtggccagtgggaaGCGAAGGAACCTTGATGTCATGGCCCAGCACCCCCTGCCTTGTACCTCCCTGCTCTGGGGCCCTGTACAGTCCTGTGAGATTGCATTCTGATTATTCCCCTACCTCTTGCCCAGGTCTGCTGGCGTCTGTCCCTTCCTGTATGGAAGACCTCAGCAACCCAGTGGCAGAGCCCAGCTCGAGCCAGGTTGGGAGCATGAACAGTGCAGGTAAGCGCGGCTAAGCCTCCCATGTCCCGCGCCTGCCCCAGGGCCGCTGCAGAGCTACTACCACTCCAGTCACTGAGGGCTGAGGGTGGAGGCCAGAACCAAGTTATGCCCCGGTAGAACTTGTATTCCACCGGGGAGACAGATGGTAAAGGAGCCATGCAAGATCATGTCAGACAGCAAGtgctttgggggaaaataaaatcGAGTGACCTGATAAaagagggctggggaagggggttaCTTTAGATGGAGGACCAGGGCCTCACGTCGTGAGCAGAGCCAGCCTTCTAAGAAcagggggaagagcattccaggcaaagggaatagcAAGAAAAGACCCAGAGATGGAAACAAGCTTACCCAttccaggaaggagaggagggaggccagtggggctggTGTGTTCTGAGTGAGGAGCTGGAATGAGAGGAGGACAGACACAGCAGGAGTAGCAGCGTGTAGACTGGGCGTCCACGAGGAGGATTAGGATTCCGTTGTCAGTGCAGGGAGAAGGCACTGACGGGGGTCAGCAGGGCAGAGGTGTGACctggtttatgttttaaaaagctcACTCTGCCTGCTGTGTGGAGGGCACAGTGTGGGCAAGAGCCCCCGAGTATAGGGAGGCTGGAAAGGAGGCGACTGTAGTTGTCCAGGCAGGTGGCGGGAGAGAGGAGTAGATGGCCTTGCTGCATTCTTATCCGCTGCCCTTCGGCTCCGGGACGACGATCAGCAAGCTCAGACTGGCAAGAACGTCAGGGATTTTCCTAGTTCCTAGTTTGCCCAGCCAGGTTGGCTCCCCAGGTTAGGGCACTGCTCTTTCCGGCTTCAGGAGGCCAGTTACAGAGGGAATGCCTCACCTTCAGCGCAAGGATGGCCGACAGGCCACATCAGCCTCTGGCCTGGAGCCCAGGGGATTTGGGGCCCAAAAGCTGCCTGTATTGCCAGCAGGCCTGGTCATGCTCTCCCTGGATATTTCCAGGCAGAGTCACTGCTGAAAGGAAGGCCAGGGGGCAGGTCTGAGAAGCAACGTGCTGGTTGCATTGATGAGCAGGCTCCCTGCCCCCTAAAGAGCTGCTGCGGCACGGTTGAGCGTCACCTTGGCTCCACACACAAGTCTGTGTGACACTTTGACCTGCTTCCCTGCAGGCCCGAGGCCACTGCCCAGTGGCCCAGCGTCCCCCAAACGCAAGCTGGGAGCAGCGGAGGAGCCACCTGGTGAAGAACTCAGCAAACGGGCCAGGGTGGCAGGGTTGCCCCCCTCAGAGCTGCCGAGCAAGGATGTCTGAGAGTGAGTGACAGCAGCTGAGAGTCAGCTTCAGGGACGGGCGTGGGAGAGAGGTGGGGTGAGTGTGGAGAACTGCCCTGCCAGCTGAAGGTTAAAACCCACAAACTAGATTAAAACCTGGTAGGGACTGGGTGCTTTTCTAGGGTTTCAGCTCAAATTCTACCATCCTGACTTCTATACCTTCTAATACTAAAAAGAGAATTGAAAGATAAAGCCTTGTTCTTTCTTTGCcagctaaggggaaaaaaatttgacTCTTTCTACCTATCAAAGTGAGCCAaatccagaaaaagaaagcagagaccCGATGTGAAGCTGTGGGAGAAAGAGTcccagggcagggtctgggggTGCTCCGGGCCCTCTGCCATCGCCCCGACAGGCTGTGTCCTGTAGGctggccagcagagggcagcactTACCTTCAGAATTCAGGCTTAGGGACGTTTGGAGGCTCACTTAGCCCAGCCCCACCTGAGGACCAGAAGACCCAGGCTCCCTATCACCTGTGCCTCTTACAGCCACTCCTCCATTCGTGCCTTTACTGTGGCTTCAGCTCtgcacttccctggcagtgctCATCTTCCTTGAAAGACCCGTGAatgtctcaaaaaacaaaaacaaaaacctggctCTTCCTTCCCCAGAGCAAGAAGGGCCTTTTATGCCTTTCTGGGGGAGATATAAATTACTGTCCCCTTTCAGTCATCATCTCGGGCTTTTCCTTATGTGCCATGTCTGCATCATGAGGTTGGAGGGTGATTTTCTCCAGGGAGccaattcttttttctaaacCCTTCTGCTTCAAGCCAGGTGAGGCCAACTGGTTTGCATGTCTAGACTTGAATGCCGGTGAGACGGCGAGTGTTTGATGCCTGTGCCCTTTTCTTTACTAGGCTCTTTGTCTTAGACATTGCAGATGGACAGATTTGTTATCTTGTTCTGGGAGTACCGGCAACCTTAGGTACTATTCTCTTAGTTACCTCTTAACTCTGTGGTACTAAGCATAGTTCATTCTGTCTTACAAACCTGGAACTTTCCAGGGTGATACTCTGACTTTCAGGTGAGAAGATTaaagaacagagaggttaaacgTGTGGGTCATGGCTCCTCAGAGGTAATGGCATCCAATTCACCTTGAAACTGTTGCCAGCAAGTGTGTGAGGAAGGGGAGCATAAGACATAGAAAATGTGATACGATGCCCATCCACAAGGGTTTAATAGTCTGctgagaaaaacaagacaaataacCTGTAATTCCTGGACAAATGATACAGACTCTACCAGCTTATCACAAGACAGTTATTGGTGGGCCAGAGTGATCAGGGAGTACAGCACAGAAGGTTACCCCAGGGGACCCAAAAGATGGATTGGATTTAGACAGCAAGGAGAGCATTTCCAACAAGAAAAACAGCTTAATGATTACATGATCTTGTACACATTACTTAActgctctgagactcagtttcctcaccaaaAATTAGGTtcttgttgaaaggattaaatgatgaaatatatGTGTCAGGGATGTGTGGGGCTGCTAGTTGCAGAAAACCTGACTACTGCGTCTAAAACAAAGAGGGATTTGGTTTTCTTACTGAACAAAATGCCCAGAGCTGGGTGCTGCTAGTTTTGGTTTGATGGCTCAACAGTGTCAGAGCCAGTTTTTCTGAGATTCTCTTGTCTCCTGGCCTCAAGGTGGCTGCCACAGCTTCAGCCATCAACTCCTTGTTcaaagcaagaaagagaaggaaacacagaGACAGCTGCACTCATTCATACAATAAACATACGTCAAGTGATCACAGTTTGCCAGACACCGTTGTAGGCACTGGATATAGTTGTGAACAAGACTGACAAAGTCCCTTCCCTCTTGGGTGCATCTCTgtgggaggagacagacagtaaacaaatagcTACATCATGTGTCAAGAAGCCCTAAGTggtatgaagaaaaaataaagtcaagtaAGAAGGTAGAAAGTTTGGGGCACAATGGAGGTTGCAGTTTTATATTATGAGGGTTGTCAGGGGatgcctctcttcctttttcatcaagaaaataaaagctttcccAGGATACCCCTTCCCCAGCTTTTCACATTGGCCTCATGAGCCAGAACTGAGTCACAAAGCCTCCCCAAAGCTGGGAAATAGGGATCTGGGTTGTCAGGATTGGTTAGACCATTGATTTCCAACCTGAGTGAGCAGTGGAATTCCCTAGAGGATTTGTTAAGCCGCAGatggctgggccccacccccagaggttcGTATCcggtgggtctggggtgggacctgagaatttgcatttctaacaagttcgcAGCAGTTTGATGGTGCTGCTGTTCTGGTACTgtactttgagaatcactgacttGGACCATTCCTGACCCATTGTCTGGGCCACGTCTATGACCCACTGAACAAAATCCAGATTCTGTTAGCTAGGAAGTGTAGATACTGGTCAATAACTCTCTACGTAATATACAGggcacttagcccagtgcctgcctTACGAGTTCATAAataaaatggtagctattattattattatggatattgttattatttttttttaacttttttttttttttttttttggcggtatgtgggcctctcactgccctggcctctcccgttgcggagcacagcctccggacgcacaggctcagaggccatggctcacgggcccagccgctctgcggcatgtgggatcttcccagaccggggcacgaacccatgtcccctgcatcggcaggcggactctcaaccactgcaccaccagggaagccctattatttttttaggaGAACATAAGGTTACAGTTGGGTCTGATCATGGAGGGTCTTAAATGTCAGGCAGATGGAGTCCTTGGTGTACTCTGGGAACTAAGGAGCATTTTGGAACAGGAGAGTGAATGATCAAATTGGCATTTTGGGGAGATTAACCAGGCATTGGGCTGGGCCCTAAGAAGGAATGGTGGGGGGAGAGAGCCAGCTGAGAGTCTGTGGTGGTGATTCCAAGTGGACATTGCAAG is a genomic window of Physeter macrocephalus isolate SW-GA chromosome 16, ASM283717v5, whole genome shotgun sequence containing:
- the CRY2 gene encoding cryptochrome-2, yielding MAAAVATAALAAPAPAARAEGASSVHWFRKGLRLHDNPALQAAVRGAHCMRCVYILDPWFAASSSVGINRWRFLLQSLEDLDTSLRKLNSRLFVVRGQPADVFPRLFKEWGVTRLTFEYDSEPFGKERDAAIMKMAKEAGVEVVTENSHTLYDLDKIIELNGQKPPLTYKRFQAIISRMELPKKPVGSVTSQQMEGCRAEIQENHDETYGVPSLEELGFPTEGLGPAVWQGGETEALARLDKHLERKAWVANYERPRMNANSLLASPTGLSPYLRFGCLSCRLFYYRLWDLYKKVKRSSTPPLSLFGQLLWREFFYTAATNNPRFDRMEGNPICIQIPWDRNPEALAKWAEGKTGFPWIDAIMTQLRQEGWIHHLARHAVACFLTRGDLWVSWESGVRVFDELLLDADFSVNAGSWMWLSCSAFFQQFFHCYCPVGFGRRTDPSGDYIRRYLPKLKGFPSRYIYEPWNAPESIQKAAKCIIGVDYPRPLVNHAETSRLNIERMKQIYQQLSRYRGLCLLASVPSCMEDLSNPVAEPSSSQVGSMNSAGPRPLPSGPASPKRKLGAAEEPPGEELSKRARVAGLPPSELPSKDV